Proteins encoded by one window of Cervus canadensis isolate Bull #8, Minnesota chromosome 18, ASM1932006v1, whole genome shotgun sequence:
- the LOC122421388 gene encoding inactive serine/threonine-protein kinase TEX14-like isoform X1 — protein MPSLRSRFPVELGCVPDPESQVGRLHRLAVAGGPTWGLTRLLRRVVQVDSENSAGQTALFLSALLGHSSAVQLLLASGANPNQNYSHLPGASMLTAILSPSQGLHCVPNRCLDGSTPMHAGAFSGRSLVLLHLLQAGGDLRLHDRQGRSPRDWAEQGGAKQSWEMLELLQLCRAHMSALVHSSELAPAASLGQWQASSGHSLCGGLRLVQADRAWRPERTRRPSHVPALGFGQLSSLWPLGLVTGVPLADPKELLPAQGEPDRTYRSSSHTLMANLLWRGHPVTVRQLKVPGAQADVLLADLQHCSALHHPSLLLLMALCPSEDLSGLCLLFEPVCLGSLHVVLHPRGPQEGGPPHLVPGLLPGHLLLQVLEALLFLQARWRAHGGLSSHAVQLVRPGLAKVGGLEHGRPLHQRWLQPRPRQGYPWGGPGRGLPPPPELYPWLPLELIHGDTPAATSDLYSFCILAQEVFTGELPWAGRKGPEVKAKLEAGESPALDPLVPAPYQALVRAGLGLGPADRRGSLQSTRYLLREAMAQDSTSEVMGHSRVQKGATWDSGSSLTLGSSPSPCPGLCPGHSPTARVSLDRSLEPRSTGPALHASLQDSASLLGTQSSEERFERKFSAKIQALRGLRQHTHRAALLDPQPREPSPCLLTHREASHALEAAGREGHEGRYPALS, from the exons ATGCCCTCACTGCGTTCTCGATTCCCTGTGGAGCTGGGCTGTGTTCCGGATCCAGAAAGCCAGGTGGGCCGTCTGCATCGCCTGGCTGTGGCTGGGGGCCCAACCTGGGGCCTCACCCGACTCCTGCGGAGAG TTGTCCAGGTAGACAGTGAGAACTCGGCCGGACAGACGGCGCTCTTCCTCTCGGCGCTGCTGGGCCACAGCTCGGCCGTGCAGCTCCTGCTAGCCTCTGGTGCCAACCCCAACCA AAACTATTCCCATCTTCCCGGTGCCTCCATGCTCACCGCCATCCTCTCACCCTCTCAAGGActccactgtgtccccaa CCGCTGCCTGGACGGCAGCACGCCCATGCACGCGGGCGCCTTCTCGGGCCGTAGCCTGGTGCTCCTACACCTGCTGCAGGCGGGCGGTGACCTGCGTCTGCATGACCGGCAGGGGCGCAGCCCTCGGGACTGGGCAGAACAGGGTGGTGCCAAGCAGAGCTGGGAG ATGCTGGAACTGTTACAGCTGTGCCGGGCCCACATGTCAGCCCTGGTGCACAGCAGTGAGTTGGCGCCCGCTGCCTCCCTGGGCCAGTGGCAGGCCAGCTCTGGACACAGCCTGTGTGGTGGTCTGCGGCTGGTGCAGGCGGACAG GGCATGGAGACCTGAGCGGACCAGGAGACCCTCCCATGTCCCTGCCTTAGGGTTCGGCCAG ctgagcAGCCTGTGGCCACTGGGGCTGGTAACAGGCGTACCCCTCGCGGACCCCAAGGAGCTGCTACCAGCGCAGGGCGAGCCCGACCGCACCTACAGGAGCAGCTCCCACACCCTCATGGCCAA CCTCCTGTGGAGGGGCCACCCCGTGACCGTGCGGCAGCTGAAGGTGCCAGGAGCCCAGGCTGATGTGCTGTTGGCTGACCTTCAACACTGCAG CGCCCTGCACCAccccagcctgctgctgctgatggCACTGTGCCCCTCGGAGGACCTGTCGGGGCTGTGCCTTCTCTTCGAACCCGTGTGTCTGGGCTCCCTGCATGTGGTGCTGCACCCCCGGGGCCCACAAGAAGGGGGACCCCCCCACCTCGTGCCAGGCCTGCTGCCCGGCCACCTGCTGCTGCAGGTGCTGGAGGCCCTGCTGTTCCTGCAGGCCCGCTGGCGTGCTCACGGCGGCCTCAGCTCCCATGCAGTGCAGCTGGTGCGGCCAGGCCTGGCCAAGGTGGGCGGCCTGGAGCATGGGCGCCCGCTGCACCAACGCTGGCTGCAGCCCAG GCCGCGGCAGGGCTACCCCTGGGGAGGCCCAGGCCGAGGGCTGCCCCCGCCTCCTGAACTGTACCCGTGGCTGCCGCTGGAGCTCATCCACGGTGACACGCCTGCGGCCACCTCAGACCTCTACAGCTTCTGCATCCTGGCCCAGGAGGTCTTCACGG GAGAGCTGCCCTGGGCTGGAAGGAAAGGGCCTGAGGTGAAGGCTAAACTGGAGGCAGGTGAGAGCCCAGCCCTGGACCCCCTGGTGCCAGCCCCCTACCAGGCCCTGGTTCGGGCTGGGCTGGGCCTAGGGCCTGCTGACCGCCGTGGCAGCCTGCAGAGTACACGATACCTGCTGCGGGAGGCCATGGCCCAG GACTCCACCTCTGAG GTCATGGGCCACAGCAGAGTCCAGAAGGGTGCCACCTGGGACTCGGGCAGCAGCTTGACTCTAGGCAGCAGCCCAAGTCCctgccctggcctctgcccagggCACAGCCCCACAGCCAGGGTCAGCCTGGACCGCAGCCTGGAGCCCAGATCAACA ggccctgccctgCACGCCAGCCTTCAGGACTCAGCCTCCCTGCTGGGGACTCAGAGCTCTGAGGAGCGGTTTGAGAGGAAGTTCTCAGCCAAGATCCAAGCCCTGCGGGGGCTGCGgcagcacacacacagggctgcCCTGCTGGACCCCCAGCCCCGTgagcccagcccctgcctgctgACCCACAGGGAGGCTTCCCACGCCCTGGAGGCTGCTGGCAGGGAAGGCCACGAGGGCAG GTACCCAGCCCTGAGCTGA
- the LOC122421388 gene encoding inactive serine/threonine-protein kinase TEX14-like isoform X4, translated as MPSLRSRFPVELGCVPDPESQVGRLHRLAVAGGPTWGLTRLLRRVVQVDSENSAGQTALFLSALLGHSSAVQLLLASGANPNQNYSHLPGASMLTAILSPSQGLHCVPNRCLDGSTPMHAGAFSGRSLVLLHLLQAGGDLRLHDRQGRSPRDWAEQGGAKQSWEMLELLQLCRAHMSALVHSSELAPAASLGQWQASSGHSLCGGLRLVQADRAWRPERTRRPSHVPALGFGQLSSLWPLGLVTGVPLADPKELLPAQGEPDRTYRSSSHTLMANLLWRGHPVTVRQLKVPGAQADVLLADLQHCSALHHPSLLLLMALCPSEDLSGLCLLFEPVCLGSLHVVLHPRGPQEGGPPHLVPGLLPGHLLLQVLEALLFLQARWRAHGGLSSHAVQLVRPGLAKVGGLEHGRPLHQRWLQPRPRQGYPWGGPGRGLPPPPELYPWLPLELIHGDTPAATSDLYSFCILAQEVFTGELPWAGRKGPEVKAKLEAGESPALDPLVPAPYQALVRAGLGLGPADRRGSLQSTRYLLREAMAQDSTSEVMGHSRVQKGATWDSGSSLTLGSSPSPCPGLCPGHSPTARVSLDRSLEPRSTVPSPELIRGSRFSSLQKMDLLEEIIAELQGGCQLEDGPRLNPTPDTHC; from the exons ATGCCCTCACTGCGTTCTCGATTCCCTGTGGAGCTGGGCTGTGTTCCGGATCCAGAAAGCCAGGTGGGCCGTCTGCATCGCCTGGCTGTGGCTGGGGGCCCAACCTGGGGCCTCACCCGACTCCTGCGGAGAG TTGTCCAGGTAGACAGTGAGAACTCGGCCGGACAGACGGCGCTCTTCCTCTCGGCGCTGCTGGGCCACAGCTCGGCCGTGCAGCTCCTGCTAGCCTCTGGTGCCAACCCCAACCA AAACTATTCCCATCTTCCCGGTGCCTCCATGCTCACCGCCATCCTCTCACCCTCTCAAGGActccactgtgtccccaa CCGCTGCCTGGACGGCAGCACGCCCATGCACGCGGGCGCCTTCTCGGGCCGTAGCCTGGTGCTCCTACACCTGCTGCAGGCGGGCGGTGACCTGCGTCTGCATGACCGGCAGGGGCGCAGCCCTCGGGACTGGGCAGAACAGGGTGGTGCCAAGCAGAGCTGGGAG ATGCTGGAACTGTTACAGCTGTGCCGGGCCCACATGTCAGCCCTGGTGCACAGCAGTGAGTTGGCGCCCGCTGCCTCCCTGGGCCAGTGGCAGGCCAGCTCTGGACACAGCCTGTGTGGTGGTCTGCGGCTGGTGCAGGCGGACAG GGCATGGAGACCTGAGCGGACCAGGAGACCCTCCCATGTCCCTGCCTTAGGGTTCGGCCAG ctgagcAGCCTGTGGCCACTGGGGCTGGTAACAGGCGTACCCCTCGCGGACCCCAAGGAGCTGCTACCAGCGCAGGGCGAGCCCGACCGCACCTACAGGAGCAGCTCCCACACCCTCATGGCCAA CCTCCTGTGGAGGGGCCACCCCGTGACCGTGCGGCAGCTGAAGGTGCCAGGAGCCCAGGCTGATGTGCTGTTGGCTGACCTTCAACACTGCAG CGCCCTGCACCAccccagcctgctgctgctgatggCACTGTGCCCCTCGGAGGACCTGTCGGGGCTGTGCCTTCTCTTCGAACCCGTGTGTCTGGGCTCCCTGCATGTGGTGCTGCACCCCCGGGGCCCACAAGAAGGGGGACCCCCCCACCTCGTGCCAGGCCTGCTGCCCGGCCACCTGCTGCTGCAGGTGCTGGAGGCCCTGCTGTTCCTGCAGGCCCGCTGGCGTGCTCACGGCGGCCTCAGCTCCCATGCAGTGCAGCTGGTGCGGCCAGGCCTGGCCAAGGTGGGCGGCCTGGAGCATGGGCGCCCGCTGCACCAACGCTGGCTGCAGCCCAG GCCGCGGCAGGGCTACCCCTGGGGAGGCCCAGGCCGAGGGCTGCCCCCGCCTCCTGAACTGTACCCGTGGCTGCCGCTGGAGCTCATCCACGGTGACACGCCTGCGGCCACCTCAGACCTCTACAGCTTCTGCATCCTGGCCCAGGAGGTCTTCACGG GAGAGCTGCCCTGGGCTGGAAGGAAAGGGCCTGAGGTGAAGGCTAAACTGGAGGCAGGTGAGAGCCCAGCCCTGGACCCCCTGGTGCCAGCCCCCTACCAGGCCCTGGTTCGGGCTGGGCTGGGCCTAGGGCCTGCTGACCGCCGTGGCAGCCTGCAGAGTACACGATACCTGCTGCGGGAGGCCATGGCCCAG GACTCCACCTCTGAG GTCATGGGCCACAGCAGAGTCCAGAAGGGTGCCACCTGGGACTCGGGCAGCAGCTTGACTCTAGGCAGCAGCCCAAGTCCctgccctggcctctgcccagggCACAGCCCCACAGCCAGGGTCAGCCTGGACCGCAGCCTGGAGCCCAGATCAACA GTACCCAGCCCTGAGCTGATCAGAGGAAGTCGCTTCTCCAGCCTGCAGAA GATGGATCTGCTGGAGGAGATCATAGCAGAGCTGCAAGGTGGATGCCAACTTGAAGACGGGCCCAGGCTCAATCCCACTCCTGACACACATTGTTAG
- the LOC122421388 gene encoding inactive serine/threonine-protein kinase TEX14-like isoform X3, with the protein MPSLRSRFPVELGCVPDPESQVGRLHRLAVAGGPTWGLTRLLRRVVQVDSENSAGQTALFLSALLGHSSAVQLLLASGANPNHRCLDGSTPMHAGAFSGRSLVLLHLLQAGGDLRLHDRQGRSPRDWAEQGGAKQSWEMLELLQLCRAHMSALVHSSELAPAASLGQWQASSGHSLCGGLRLVQADRAWRPERTRRPSHVPALGFGQLSSLWPLGLVTGVPLADPKELLPAQGEPDRTYRSSSHTLMANLLWRGHPVTVRQLKVPGAQADVLLADLQHCSALHHPSLLLLMALCPSEDLSGLCLLFEPVCLGSLHVVLHPRGPQEGGPPHLVPGLLPGHLLLQVLEALLFLQARWRAHGGLSSHAVQLVRPGLAKVGGLEHGRPLHQRWLQPRPRQGYPWGGPGRGLPPPPELYPWLPLELIHGDTPAATSDLYSFCILAQEVFTGELPWAGRKGPEVKAKLEAGESPALDPLVPAPYQALVRAGLGLGPADRRGSLQSTRYLLREAMAQDSTSEVMGHSRVQKGATWDSGSSLTLGSSPSPCPGLCPGHSPTARVSLDRSLEPRSTGPALHASLQDSASLLGTQSSEERFERKFSAKIQALRGLRQHTHRAALLDPQPREPSPCLLTHREASHALEAAGREGHEGRYPALS; encoded by the exons ATGCCCTCACTGCGTTCTCGATTCCCTGTGGAGCTGGGCTGTGTTCCGGATCCAGAAAGCCAGGTGGGCCGTCTGCATCGCCTGGCTGTGGCTGGGGGCCCAACCTGGGGCCTCACCCGACTCCTGCGGAGAG TTGTCCAGGTAGACAGTGAGAACTCGGCCGGACAGACGGCGCTCTTCCTCTCGGCGCTGCTGGGCCACAGCTCGGCCGTGCAGCTCCTGCTAGCCTCTGGTGCCAACCCCAACCA CCGCTGCCTGGACGGCAGCACGCCCATGCACGCGGGCGCCTTCTCGGGCCGTAGCCTGGTGCTCCTACACCTGCTGCAGGCGGGCGGTGACCTGCGTCTGCATGACCGGCAGGGGCGCAGCCCTCGGGACTGGGCAGAACAGGGTGGTGCCAAGCAGAGCTGGGAG ATGCTGGAACTGTTACAGCTGTGCCGGGCCCACATGTCAGCCCTGGTGCACAGCAGTGAGTTGGCGCCCGCTGCCTCCCTGGGCCAGTGGCAGGCCAGCTCTGGACACAGCCTGTGTGGTGGTCTGCGGCTGGTGCAGGCGGACAG GGCATGGAGACCTGAGCGGACCAGGAGACCCTCCCATGTCCCTGCCTTAGGGTTCGGCCAG ctgagcAGCCTGTGGCCACTGGGGCTGGTAACAGGCGTACCCCTCGCGGACCCCAAGGAGCTGCTACCAGCGCAGGGCGAGCCCGACCGCACCTACAGGAGCAGCTCCCACACCCTCATGGCCAA CCTCCTGTGGAGGGGCCACCCCGTGACCGTGCGGCAGCTGAAGGTGCCAGGAGCCCAGGCTGATGTGCTGTTGGCTGACCTTCAACACTGCAG CGCCCTGCACCAccccagcctgctgctgctgatggCACTGTGCCCCTCGGAGGACCTGTCGGGGCTGTGCCTTCTCTTCGAACCCGTGTGTCTGGGCTCCCTGCATGTGGTGCTGCACCCCCGGGGCCCACAAGAAGGGGGACCCCCCCACCTCGTGCCAGGCCTGCTGCCCGGCCACCTGCTGCTGCAGGTGCTGGAGGCCCTGCTGTTCCTGCAGGCCCGCTGGCGTGCTCACGGCGGCCTCAGCTCCCATGCAGTGCAGCTGGTGCGGCCAGGCCTGGCCAAGGTGGGCGGCCTGGAGCATGGGCGCCCGCTGCACCAACGCTGGCTGCAGCCCAG GCCGCGGCAGGGCTACCCCTGGGGAGGCCCAGGCCGAGGGCTGCCCCCGCCTCCTGAACTGTACCCGTGGCTGCCGCTGGAGCTCATCCACGGTGACACGCCTGCGGCCACCTCAGACCTCTACAGCTTCTGCATCCTGGCCCAGGAGGTCTTCACGG GAGAGCTGCCCTGGGCTGGAAGGAAAGGGCCTGAGGTGAAGGCTAAACTGGAGGCAGGTGAGAGCCCAGCCCTGGACCCCCTGGTGCCAGCCCCCTACCAGGCCCTGGTTCGGGCTGGGCTGGGCCTAGGGCCTGCTGACCGCCGTGGCAGCCTGCAGAGTACACGATACCTGCTGCGGGAGGCCATGGCCCAG GACTCCACCTCTGAG GTCATGGGCCACAGCAGAGTCCAGAAGGGTGCCACCTGGGACTCGGGCAGCAGCTTGACTCTAGGCAGCAGCCCAAGTCCctgccctggcctctgcccagggCACAGCCCCACAGCCAGGGTCAGCCTGGACCGCAGCCTGGAGCCCAGATCAACA ggccctgccctgCACGCCAGCCTTCAGGACTCAGCCTCCCTGCTGGGGACTCAGAGCTCTGAGGAGCGGTTTGAGAGGAAGTTCTCAGCCAAGATCCAAGCCCTGCGGGGGCTGCGgcagcacacacacagggctgcCCTGCTGGACCCCCAGCCCCGTgagcccagcccctgcctgctgACCCACAGGGAGGCTTCCCACGCCCTGGAGGCTGCTGGCAGGGAAGGCCACGAGGGCAG GTACCCAGCCCTGAGCTGA
- the LOC122421388 gene encoding inactive serine/threonine-protein kinase TEX14-like isoform X2 — protein sequence MPSLRSRFPVELGCVPDPESQVGRLHRLAVAGGPTWGLTRLLRRVVQVDSENSAGQTALFLSALLGHSSAVQLLLASGANPNQNYSHLPGASMLTAILSPSQGLHCVPNRCLDGSTPMHAGAFSGRSLVLLHLLQAGGDLRLHDRQGRSPRDWAEQGGAKQSWEMLELLQLCRAHMSALVHSSELAPAASLGQWQASSGHSLCGGLRLVQADRAWRPERTRRPSHVPALGFGQLSSLWPLGLVTGVPLADPKELLPAQGEPDRTYRSSSHTLMANLLWRGHPVTVRQLKVPGAQADVLLADLQHCSALHHPSLLLLMALCPSEDLSGLCLLFEPVCLGSLHVVLHPRGPQEGGPPHLVPGLLPGHLLLQVLEALLFLQARWRAHGGLSSHAVQLVRPGLAKVGGLEHGRPLHQRWLQPRPRQGYPWGGPGRGLPPPPELYPWLPLELIHGDTPAATSDLYSFCILAQEVFTGELPWAGRKGPEVKAKLEAGESPALDPLVPAPYQALVRAGLGLGPADRRGSLQSTRYLLREAMAQDSTSEVMGHSRVQKGATWDSGSSLTLGSSPSPCPGLCPGHSPTARVSLDRSLEPRSTGGFPRPGGCWQGRPRGQVPSPELIRGSRFSSLQKMDLLEEIIAELQGGCQLEDGPRLNPTPDTHC from the exons ATGCCCTCACTGCGTTCTCGATTCCCTGTGGAGCTGGGCTGTGTTCCGGATCCAGAAAGCCAGGTGGGCCGTCTGCATCGCCTGGCTGTGGCTGGGGGCCCAACCTGGGGCCTCACCCGACTCCTGCGGAGAG TTGTCCAGGTAGACAGTGAGAACTCGGCCGGACAGACGGCGCTCTTCCTCTCGGCGCTGCTGGGCCACAGCTCGGCCGTGCAGCTCCTGCTAGCCTCTGGTGCCAACCCCAACCA AAACTATTCCCATCTTCCCGGTGCCTCCATGCTCACCGCCATCCTCTCACCCTCTCAAGGActccactgtgtccccaa CCGCTGCCTGGACGGCAGCACGCCCATGCACGCGGGCGCCTTCTCGGGCCGTAGCCTGGTGCTCCTACACCTGCTGCAGGCGGGCGGTGACCTGCGTCTGCATGACCGGCAGGGGCGCAGCCCTCGGGACTGGGCAGAACAGGGTGGTGCCAAGCAGAGCTGGGAG ATGCTGGAACTGTTACAGCTGTGCCGGGCCCACATGTCAGCCCTGGTGCACAGCAGTGAGTTGGCGCCCGCTGCCTCCCTGGGCCAGTGGCAGGCCAGCTCTGGACACAGCCTGTGTGGTGGTCTGCGGCTGGTGCAGGCGGACAG GGCATGGAGACCTGAGCGGACCAGGAGACCCTCCCATGTCCCTGCCTTAGGGTTCGGCCAG ctgagcAGCCTGTGGCCACTGGGGCTGGTAACAGGCGTACCCCTCGCGGACCCCAAGGAGCTGCTACCAGCGCAGGGCGAGCCCGACCGCACCTACAGGAGCAGCTCCCACACCCTCATGGCCAA CCTCCTGTGGAGGGGCCACCCCGTGACCGTGCGGCAGCTGAAGGTGCCAGGAGCCCAGGCTGATGTGCTGTTGGCTGACCTTCAACACTGCAG CGCCCTGCACCAccccagcctgctgctgctgatggCACTGTGCCCCTCGGAGGACCTGTCGGGGCTGTGCCTTCTCTTCGAACCCGTGTGTCTGGGCTCCCTGCATGTGGTGCTGCACCCCCGGGGCCCACAAGAAGGGGGACCCCCCCACCTCGTGCCAGGCCTGCTGCCCGGCCACCTGCTGCTGCAGGTGCTGGAGGCCCTGCTGTTCCTGCAGGCCCGCTGGCGTGCTCACGGCGGCCTCAGCTCCCATGCAGTGCAGCTGGTGCGGCCAGGCCTGGCCAAGGTGGGCGGCCTGGAGCATGGGCGCCCGCTGCACCAACGCTGGCTGCAGCCCAG GCCGCGGCAGGGCTACCCCTGGGGAGGCCCAGGCCGAGGGCTGCCCCCGCCTCCTGAACTGTACCCGTGGCTGCCGCTGGAGCTCATCCACGGTGACACGCCTGCGGCCACCTCAGACCTCTACAGCTTCTGCATCCTGGCCCAGGAGGTCTTCACGG GAGAGCTGCCCTGGGCTGGAAGGAAAGGGCCTGAGGTGAAGGCTAAACTGGAGGCAGGTGAGAGCCCAGCCCTGGACCCCCTGGTGCCAGCCCCCTACCAGGCCCTGGTTCGGGCTGGGCTGGGCCTAGGGCCTGCTGACCGCCGTGGCAGCCTGCAGAGTACACGATACCTGCTGCGGGAGGCCATGGCCCAG GACTCCACCTCTGAG GTCATGGGCCACAGCAGAGTCCAGAAGGGTGCCACCTGGGACTCGGGCAGCAGCTTGACTCTAGGCAGCAGCCCAAGTCCctgccctggcctctgcccagggCACAGCCCCACAGCCAGGGTCAGCCTGGACCGCAGCCTGGAGCCCAGATCAACA GGAGGCTTCCCACGCCCTGGAGGCTGCTGGCAGGGAAGGCCACGAGGGCAG GTACCCAGCCCTGAGCTGATCAGAGGAAGTCGCTTCTCCAGCCTGCAGAA GATGGATCTGCTGGAGGAGATCATAGCAGAGCTGCAAGGTGGATGCCAACTTGAAGACGGGCCCAGGCTCAATCCCACTCCTGACACACATTGTTAG